The DNA region GCCCTGGTCATGGTTCTGGTCATCTACGGAGTCATGCGCCGGCTGGAAGACTCCCGTCTGGGGCGCGCCTGGTACGCCATCCGCGAGGACCCGCTGGCGGCATCGAGCTGCGGCGTCAACATCCTCAACTACAAGGTCATCGCCTTTGCCATCTCCGCCGGCATCGGCGCCGTGGGCGGCTGCTTCTTCGCACGCTGGACCCTCTTCCTCTCCCCCGACATGTTCAAGTTCTGGGAATCCTTCCTGGTGCTCTGTATGGTCGTGCTGGGCGGGCTGGGCAACATCAACGGCGCGCTCATCGGCGCGGCCGTGCTGGTGGCCCTGGGCGAGGTGCTCCGCGTCGTGCTGCCGGAGCTGGGGCTCCCCGTGGAAACCCGCTTCCTCTTCTATGGACTCATCATGATTCTCATCATGCGCTTCAAGCCGTCCGGGTTCCTGCCGCGAATCGCCGCCACCGGCATGCAGAACCCGATTATCCAGGACCTCAAAAAGCGGCTCGACCGTGAACGGGCCGCGGCCTGATCGATAGATATTCCGTCATGCAACCGATCCTCGAAATCACGAACATGTCCAAGCGGTTCGGCGGCCTCATG from Oceanidesulfovibrio marinus includes:
- a CDS encoding branched-chain amino acid ABC transporter permease; amino-acid sequence: MNKKIALPLLAVACILPFMPFTSEYMLHVFTLVMVYMVLAMGLNIVPGFCGLLDLGFVGFYGIGAYTAGLLTINYGLSFWVIVPFAALNGALWGILLGAPTLRLTGDYFAIVTFGFSELVVLFLTNEIWLTRGPLGLPGIDPVSIDLSFISKALNPAWDWYYEFDGELPYFFLALVMVLVIYGVMRRLEDSRLGRAWYAIREDPLAASSCGVNILNYKVIAFAISAGIGAVGGCFFARWTLFLSPDMFKFWESFLVLCMVVLGGLGNINGALIGAAVLVALGEVLRVVLPELGLPVETRFLFYGLIMILIMRFKPSGFLPRIAATGMQNPIIQDLKKRLDRERAAA